The [Pantoea] beijingensis genomic sequence TTTTGCTAACTCTCTGTTTGCTTCAAACTGGGATAATCGCACGATCGATCACGTGCAGATCACCGTCGCTGAAGAAGTGGGTATCGAAGGCCGCTGGGGTTACTTTGACAAAGCCGGTCAGATGCGTGACATGATTCAAAACCACCTGTTACAAATCCTGACAATGATCGCGATGTCACCGCCAGCGGATTTGTCTGCCGACCGCATCCGTGATGAAAAGGTAAAAGTGCTGCGTTCGCTGCGCCGTATCGATCACACTAACGTGCGGGATAAAACCGTGCGTGGGCAGTATACGGCTGGTTTTGTGCAGGGCAAAAAAGTACCTGGCTATTTAGAAGAGGAAGGGGCGAATAAATCGTCCAATACGGAGACGTTCGTCTCTATACGCGTTGATATTGACGACTGGCGCTGGGCAGGCGTACCGTTCTATCTGCGTACCGGCAAGCGTTTGCCGACTAAATGTTCCGAAGTCGTGGTCTATTTTAAGAATCCTGCGCTCAATCTGTTTAAAGAGTCATGGCAGGAACTCCCGCAGAACAAGTTGACGATTCGCCTTCAGCCGGACGAGGGGGTAGATATTCAAATCCTCAACAAAGTCCCGGGGCTCGATCATAAACACAATTTGCAAACAACCAAACTGGATCTGAGTTACTCGGAAACGTTCAACCAGTCGCATCTGGCGGACGCCTACGAGCGTTTGCTGCTGGAAACGATGCGCGGTATTCAGGCTCTGTTTGTACGTCGTGATGAAGTGGAAGAGGCGTGGAAGTGGGTTGACTCCATTATGGATGCCTGGGCTGCTGATAATGAAGCACCGAAACCATATCAGGCGGGCACGTGGGGCCCTGTCGCTTCTGTCGCGATGATCACGCGTGATGGTCGTTCCTGGAACGAGTTCGAATAACGATCATGTTTCGTCAAAGCCCGCAATTGCGGGCTTTTTTGTGGCTAAAATGTATGCCATATAAAAATGAACCATGGTTTTAAAAAATTAATTTTTGGCTAAGCGCGCGCCGTGAAAATCCTGTATGGTAGACCTCGACACCCTCTTCCTGACGCGCTGGCTGCGTCAATTTCGTCCATGGCAACCATCCGGGAACGTTGTGGGCATGACAGGAGACCAATCCCGATGAAAAACTGGAAAACGAGCGCTGAAAAGATTTTAACTACCGGACCTGTAGTCCCGGTTATCGTTGTCAATAAACTCGAACATGCGGTACCAATGGCGAAAGCATTGGTGGCCGGTGGTGTCAACGTGTTGGAAATCACGTTGCGTACACCCGTTGCAATGGATGCATTACGTGCCATCATCAACGCGGTGCCTGAAGCCATCGTCGGCGCTGGAACGGTGCTGAATACGCAGCAGTTGGCTGAAGTAACGGAAGCCGGTGCTCAGTTTGCGATTAGCCCGGGCTTAACTGACCCTCTGTTAAAAGCGGCAATTGAAGGTTCTATTCCTCTGATCCCGGGTATTAGCACGGTTTCGGAGTTGATGGTTGGGCTGGAATATGGACTGCGCGAATTTAAATTCTTCCCTGCGGAAGCGAATGGTGGGGTTAAGGCGTTACAGGCAATTGGTGGACCTTTCCCACAGGTAAGATTCTGCCCGACAGGGGGGATTTCACCCAGCAACTACCGTGATTATCTGGCGTTGAAAAGCGTACTCTGTATTGGCGGTTCGTGGCTGGTACCCACTGATGCGTTGGAATCTGGCGATTACGAGCGTATAACCCAACTGGCGCGGGAAGCCATTGCTGGCGCGGTAGTTTAGCGGCAACGGTCGGTCATTTCGTGTGACCTGGCGGGTTCGGAAAGCGCCGAGCCCGCCAGGGCGCATTTGTGTGTTAGCGGTAAACGATTTTCCCTGACGGGGGTTAACCCGTAACCTGAACACCGGTAGCACACGTAATGGCGCGCTGCACTGCCTCATCAATATTATCACCCGTGGCAAGCGCCACGCCCATTCGGCGCGTACCATCAATTTCAGGCTTACCGAACAGCCGCAGTTGCAAACCAGCACCCAGCACGTCAGCTACACCGCTAAAGCAAACATTATCGCTTGTCAGTTCGGGTAAAATAACGGCGGAGGCAGCAGGGCCATACTGACGGATGCCGCCGACCGGTAAACCAAGGAAAGCCCGCACATGTAACGCAAACTCAGAAAGATCCTGAGAAATTAGCGTTACCATACCGGTATCATGCGGCCGCGGTGAGACTTCGCTGAATATGACGTCTTCCCCGCAAACAAATAACTCAACACCAAAAAGGCCATGACCACCCAAGGCAGTAACGACTTTTTCAGCAATCGCCTGGGCACGCTGGAGGGCAACTTCACTCATGGCCTGGGGCTGCCAGGATTCACGATAATCACCGTCCTCCTGACGATGTCCGATCGGCGCACAAAAATGAATGCCATCAACCGCACTGATGGTTAGCAGAGTGATCTCAAAATCAAACTTCACAACGCCCTCAACAATGACGCGGCCCGCACCAGCACGGCCACCCTGTTGCGCGTATTCCCAGGCATTGTCGAGTTGTGCTGCGTCACGAATAAAGCTTTGCCCTTTGCCGGATGAACTCATTACTGGCTTAACGATACACGGAAAGCCAATGTCATGGGCTGCCTGTTCAAAAGCGGCCTGATTGTCGGCAAAACGATAGCGGGAGGTTGGCAGCGCTAACTCTTCGGCGGCCAGGCGTCGGATTCCTTCGCGATTCATGGTCAGGCGTGCCGCCCGTGCGGTTGGCACGACATGTTGTCCCTGCTGTTCAAGTTGAACCAGCATATCCGTGGCAATCGCTTCGATTTCGGGAACGATATAATCGGGCTTCTCAAGTGCGACCAGGTCTTTAAGCGCTGCACCATCCAGCATATTGATAACATGGCTACGATGAGCAACATGCATTGCCGGAGCACCAGCATAGCGATCGACAGCGATAACCTCAACGCCCAGGCGCTGACATTCAATCGCGACTTCCTTACCGAGTTCACCTGAACCTAAAAGCATTACGCGGGTTGCGGCAGGGCGCAGCGCGGTTCCAAGAATCGACATAATACCACCTGAAGGGATGAAAAAATCGCGCGCAGTATATACGAAAACGATTGCGTACGCATTAGCTTTACCGTGCAGCAGGCAACTGATGCCGCCGGTACAATCTTTGTAAATAACCTTTCGCTTCGATAGACCCCAAAAGCTGGCAATGCGGTAGTGGGCATCACGCGACCATCCGGGTTTTGTTATTATGCGGGCAATAATTCACTGCTACGCCACCACGGGAATAGCGTCGTGGGATCATCAAACCCGTTGGCGATATTATCTGCTAAGACAGAGGATTCCTGTGCCTGACCGATGATAGAAAGAATCCGTTCCGTCGGCGGTGCCAACAGGCTATCGGTCCATTCACAGACGTATTTTGCGTATGCCCAATACTTTTCAAAAGTCGATTCCATCCACTGTCGGTCAAATACCAAATTTTGCTGCGCCACAATGGATTCAAGGTAAATATCAGCCGCTTTTGTTGCGCTATTGGCCCCTTGTCCTGTAATGGGATCATTCAGGACAGCCGCATCACCAATAGAAAGGACATGGCGACCAGACGGCAAAGTTAATACAGGCTCGCGAATAACCGGTGTGACGGAACCGATCAGTGTGGCACGGCGATCGGTGAGCTCTGCCGCGACCATTCTGTCAGATTCTGCTGGTAAATATTGGGTCAGAAGTTTCTTGGTCAGAATTAAATGTTCGTCTGGTGTTTTAATATTTTCCCAACAGTCAAAAGCACCGCCGGGTATCCCCTCAAAAAATGAAATATGGCAGGGGCCGCTGAAGGTTACGGCCGGCATTGAGAAATACTCGCCAATGCCGGGTAAAATATTGCAAGTGACATATTCATGCTCTGATATTTTTTTCACGCCATGAACATAGCATAGGGATAAAATACGTTGGGGAATAACATGATGACTTACTGATTCATTAACGGTTAATTTTTTACTTATTTCACCTTTACCGGTAGCGAGAATAACAAGATCGTGTTTTTCAGCTAATTTCTCCAACAGAGGGATGTCTGCTTTGACTATTTTTAACTGACCTCCACGCTGAGTAAAAATATCCATCAGTGAAGATAATTTCATGCGTTGATCTACAGATTGCCCGGGTTGTTTTAATTTTCCGAGCCAGTGAACTAATTTTTCATGGCTGTTCTCAGGGTTAATTATATTTAACTCAATCCCTGCAACATCCGCTGGATAATCATGCCATGTTTGTTTAATAATTCGATCTTCTGTTGCTATTGCTGAACTAAATAGGCACTGACTGGATAAAACGCTACCGTTTCGTATTTGTTCCTGGCTACGATCGCTAACCAATGTAACCTGGAAATTTTTTTCTAACAGTCCAAGCGCTAAAATTAAGCCGGACTGACCGCTACCGATAATTGCAATTTTCTTCATCTTTTCTCTCATTCGACTAACATTCCGGAGAAATGGTCCATTCCGCATTTTTTTTGCCAAAACCAACGTTAACGTTGATAACATACTCTTCCTGTCGTTGGCAAACCGCGCGTCACATCCTCAATCCTACATTTTGTTAGGGAATGTTTAACCAATAGGATAGCGCTGAGAGCAGTGAGAAATACCTGTCTGAATGTGTAAGTCAATTTAATCTGTTACCGCTTCTCCTCGCCAAACAATATATTTTCCGGAGAATAGAATGAATATCATAAGTCCTTGCTGATGGTTGTTGCACATAGCAGTCGAGCCTGCTGGATACTTATGACAGTAACGAAGAAAATCGAAATGTCAGTGCCGAACGTTTACCACAGACGCGGCGATGACGAATTGCATCATGTTTTCCTGACTTTTCCTCTCCTTACGCTTCTTGACGACAAGTGCCTTACTCTTTAATACGATTCTTTTTTTACGGAGGCGGCATGAGTCACTGGCTACAGCAAATTCAATCTGTACTGGGTAACCACAACAATAAAAGCAGCGGTGAAGGCTTGGCGAAAATGCTGGCGCCTGGCGCACTGGGTGGCTTAGCGGCATTATTGGTTACCAGCAAATCCTCACGTAAATTGCTGACAAAGTATGGCAAAAATGCGCTGATCCTTGGAGGCGGTGCAGCCGCAGGCACGTTGCTATGGAATAAATATAAACAGCGGATCGGGGAAGCCCATCGCGACGAACCTCAGTTTGGTCAGCAGGTAACGCCCGTTGATGCGCGCGTTGAGCGACTAATTACTGCACTGGTGTTTGCGGCTAAAAGTGACGGGCATATTGATGCACAGGAACGGGAAGCTATTGAGCAACAGATCCATCAGTCTGACATGGGCGAAGCGGGGGAGAAAATCATCCAGCGTGCTATTGAGCAACCGCTCGATCCTCAACTATTGGCTCGCGATGTGAAAAATGAGGATGAGGCGCTGGAGCTGTTTTTCCTGAGTCACGCTGTTATTGATGTCGACCATTTCATGGAGCGCAGCTATTTACAGGCGTTGGGTGACGCACTGAATATCCCACAGGATGTGCGTGACGGGATTGCCGAAGATATCAAACAGGAAAAACTAAAACTTACCGCGTGATGGTCATCCCGGGCTGGAAAAAGGTGCTTCTGACCCGGGATGATAGATGTCTTTTCTTACCCTTTATCTCTTGGCAGCTCTCGGCTGAAATGCCACCCTTACGGTATGTGCCACAACGATACTGAATAGACTATGATTCCGCCAAAAGCTAAAAAAATTCCTTATTCGATGAC encodes the following:
- the zwf gene encoding glucose-6-phosphate dehydrogenase, which translates into the protein MAVTQTAQACDLVIFGAKGDLARRKLLPSLYQLEKAGQIHEDSRIIGVGRADWDKAAYTKVIREALETFMKEKIDEALWDKLSSRLDFCNLDVNDISHFPKLGKMLDQKKRVTINYFAMPPSTFGAICKGLGTAKLNAKPARVVMEKPLGTSLETSREINDQVGEYFEECQVFRIDHYLGKETVLNLLALRFANSLFASNWDNRTIDHVQITVAEEVGIEGRWGYFDKAGQMRDMIQNHLLQILTMIAMSPPADLSADRIRDEKVKVLRSLRRIDHTNVRDKTVRGQYTAGFVQGKKVPGYLEEEGANKSSNTETFVSIRVDIDDWRWAGVPFYLRTGKRLPTKCSEVVVYFKNPALNLFKESWQELPQNKLTIRLQPDEGVDIQILNKVPGLDHKHNLQTTKLDLSYSETFNQSHLADAYERLLLETMRGIQALFVRRDEVEEAWKWVDSIMDAWAADNEAPKPYQAGTWGPVASVAMITRDGRSWNEFE
- the purT gene encoding formate-dependent phosphoribosylglycinamide formyltransferase — encoded protein: MSILGTALRPAATRVMLLGSGELGKEVAIECQRLGVEVIAVDRYAGAPAMHVAHRSHVINMLDGAALKDLVALEKPDYIVPEIEAIATDMLVQLEQQGQHVVPTARAARLTMNREGIRRLAAEELALPTSRYRFADNQAAFEQAAHDIGFPCIVKPVMSSSGKGQSFIRDAAQLDNAWEYAQQGGRAGAGRVIVEGVVKFDFEITLLTISAVDGIHFCAPIGHRQEDGDYRESWQPQAMSEVALQRAQAIAEKVVTALGGHGLFGVELFVCGEDVIFSEVSPRPHDTGMVTLISQDLSEFALHVRAFLGLPVGGIRQYGPAASAVILPELTSDNVCFSGVADVLGAGLQLRLFGKPEIDGTRRMGVALATGDNIDEAVQRAITCATGVQVTG
- a CDS encoding styrene monooxygenase/indole monooxygenase family protein, with translation MKKIAIIGSGQSGLILALGLLEKNFQVTLVSDRSQEQIRNGSVLSSQCLFSSAIATEDRIIKQTWHDYPADVAGIELNIINPENSHEKLVHWLGKLKQPGQSVDQRMKLSSLMDIFTQRGGQLKIVKADIPLLEKLAEKHDLVILATGKGEISKKLTVNESVSHHVIPQRILSLCYVHGVKKISEHEYVTCNILPGIGEYFSMPAVTFSGPCHISFFEGIPGGAFDCWENIKTPDEHLILTKKLLTQYLPAESDRMVAAELTDRRATLIGSVTPVIREPVLTLPSGRHVLSIGDAAVLNDPITGQGANSATKAADIYLESIVAQQNLVFDRQWMESTFEKYWAYAKYVCEWTDSLLAPPTERILSIIGQAQESSVLADNIANGFDDPTTLFPWWRSSELLPA
- a CDS encoding bifunctional 4-hydroxy-2-oxoglutarate aldolase/2-dehydro-3-deoxy-phosphogluconate aldolase, coding for MKNWKTSAEKILTTGPVVPVIVVNKLEHAVPMAKALVAGGVNVLEITLRTPVAMDALRAIINAVPEAIVGAGTVLNTQQLAEVTEAGAQFAISPGLTDPLLKAAIEGSIPLIPGISTVSELMVGLEYGLREFKFFPAEANGGVKALQAIGGPFPQVRFCPTGGISPSNYRDYLALKSVLCIGGSWLVPTDALESGDYERITQLAREAIAGAVV
- a CDS encoding tellurite resistance TerB family protein translates to MSHWLQQIQSVLGNHNNKSSGEGLAKMLAPGALGGLAALLVTSKSSRKLLTKYGKNALILGGGAAAGTLLWNKYKQRIGEAHRDEPQFGQQVTPVDARVERLITALVFAAKSDGHIDAQEREAIEQQIHQSDMGEAGEKIIQRAIEQPLDPQLLARDVKNEDEALELFFLSHAVIDVDHFMERSYLQALGDALNIPQDVRDGIAEDIKQEKLKLTA